TGCCAACATTTTATAATTTGCCAAATTGGTTCAAAAAATTTATGAGAGTGATTGCCAATATTCCAGAGTATAATTCCCTTTTTCTGATGATTCACTACGAATTTATCCCAGTGACATACTCCCGACACCGACTCTTGAGAGTACGGTGCGGGAGTATGTCACGAATTGGAGAGGAAAAAGGATTAATTGATTGGAACTATGGCGCAGTTGATGGGTCTTTTTCCCCCTGGCAAAGGAGGCGGTGATGGGGTTGCTTACGGTGGTAAGAAGAAAGGTATTTTAATCTATACACTTACCGAGGGAAACGGGATGCCTTTAGCCAACTGTAGAACTCCAGCAAACGGTAGTCAAAGAGAACAAGTTGTACGGTTGTTAGATCGTGTGAAAGTCAAAACCAACAAGCCTGGTAGACCACGTAAAAGAGTCAAGGTATTAGCTGCGGACAAAGGCTATGACTCAAAAGAAAAACGAGCGATTCTACGTAAACGTGGAATTAGACCTCAGTTTCTGACGGCGAGTTGGGAAAACTAAGAAAAATCGGGGTAGACCAATTAAAATCTGGTAGTCCTAAAGATGTAAGGATGCATTGTCCTAAAGGATACCGCTTCGCATATAGTGATGGACGAAATACCAAATTGCTCCAACATGATTTTCAATCTTTTTAGAAAACGATAGGGTTTTTCTGACTAAACGAGAAATTCTTTGGCGCAATGTACAGTTAAATCTCTCGATATAATTAGTTTTTCCTGTCTCTTTTCCTACAGATTGATGGCGTTTAGAAGGGATTACTTGTTCATAAGCCTCCCAGAAGTCACGCTTGGCAAACGGCGCACTGCCGATAGACTGGAGGTAAAGAACACCAAAGTTGTCTAGCTCCTTCTCGGCTGCGATTGCGCTCCGCGCTAGCCGAAGGCATCGCCTACATGAACTCCAACCACTTCTCTGGTTTGGACATCTAAAGCTAACCAAATCCATTGTTTATTGCCTTTATTGCCCACAAATGACCATATTTCATCACACTGAATCGTCAACTTTCCTTTTTTTTAGCTGTCACACTAACTTGCTGGGAAACTGATTCATATTTGTCATTGACGTAGTTTTGTAGCCAAGGTTCTCAAACGTCTGTCACTCTTGCAATCCCCGCTAATGGAATCTTTTCTAACAAGAGCTTGTCAATTAAATTCTTGGTCGATTGACTAATAATTTTCTGTTGTCGGTTTTCGACAAACTGTCTACCGCAGTCACGACACCGATAATTTTGTTTTCCATTG
Above is a genomic segment from Coleofasciculaceae cyanobacterium containing:
- a CDS encoding transposase — encoded protein: MGLFPPGKGGGDGVAYGGKKKGILIYTLTEGNGMPLANCRTPANGSQREQVVRLLDRVKVKTNKPGRPRKRVKVLAADKGYDSKEKRAILRKRGIRPQFLTASWEN